GTATTGGAGGACAGAGGGAATGAAAAGTGCCCACCGAACTGAGAAGGCATCTTGAGACCGAAAAATGAGACAGGCAGCTCCGTATAATCAATGGATCAGTTTACTTTTAGAGTAACTACTCATAGGGTGGGATCTGGAGGACAGTGATCGAGAAGCATTTACAGCTGCACTCTGCACCGCAGAGGGGCCGTGGGGACAGTTTTATAGTTAACCTAGGGTATCGGGATAGGTGCTTTGAAACAGGACTTGCATTTCTAAGTTAAGATTTATGAATGGGTAACTAGTCTCATGGGTGCTGGGACGTCAGAGGTTTTCATCATTGTTTGGGGACTGACAGAACACAGAGGCTACACAGTCCTAATGGTTATTAAACAGTATCTATTAACTACAAAGCCTTTGATGACAGAGAAATGACTGACTATACAGTATAGTCCTGGACAGGGTGAGAGAAAGGATAAGAGAATCTGTAAGGGCCCAAGATGGCATCAGTTATGCTAACAGCCATATGGTTTACCCATTCTTGAAGGacttttgagttatttccagtttgggttATTAGtatccttgtttttaaaatttctttaaaatatcagagTGTATTTCCTTTGTTATATGGTGAATGCTCAAACAGGGCTTTGATGCAGCACTGCTTTTATTTATGTGTGCAAAAGCTGTGGATTCTGGCACAACTTTTTCTCCCATCCTTATTgtaatataaaaggaaagaaaaaatcacCCACAAGGTCTCCCTaacacattaaaaacattttttccagaACCTTTTCTCCGAGATCATTATAAATTCTACTGTCTAATTAGGAACAAATTACAGACATAATGTTAGAGTTATTGTGAGTTCTGTTGCAGACTACCACAGTAAAGCAAATATAGCAATAAtgcgagtcacatgaattttttggtttctaagagcatataaaaattatgtttacactatactgtagctattaagtatgcaatagcattatgtctaaaaaatacataccttaatttgaaaatgcttttgctaaaaaaaaaaaggtaacccTTATTGGAGCCTTCCGCAAGTCATACTCTTTTTGCTGGTAGAGGGTCTTGCCTCGTTGTTGGTGGCTGCGGACTGATCagagtggtggttgctgaaggttgggatGGCTGGCgcagtttcttaaaatgacacaacattgaagTTTGCCGcatcaattgactcttcctttcatgaacagTTTCTCTGTcacatgcaatgctgtttgatagcactTACCCACcatagaacttctttcaaaattggaatccTTTCTAACCCTGccgctgctttatcaactaattttatgtaatattctaaatacGTTATTGTCCTTTCAACAGCCTTCATGACATCTTCACTGGGAATAGATTCCATCTCAGGAAActactttctttgctcatcataagaagcaactccccatgcattaaagttttatcatgcAATTGCAGCAACTCTGTCACATCTTcgggctccacttctaattctagttctcttgctatttccaccataTCTGTATATACTTTCTCCACTGAGAAAGGGTGGAATCaccttcttccaaactcctgctaatgttaatattttgacccccacccatgaatcacaaatgttcttaatgggaTCTTAAATGgtgaattctttccagaaggctttcaattgactttgcccagatccatcaggaGAATCACTGTCTGTGGCAGCTATAgtcttatgaaatgtatttcctaaatcataagacttgaaagtcaaagtGACGTCTTGATCCGATCCATGAGCTACAGAATGGACGTTGTGTTAGCAGGTATAAAACAACACTAAAATTGTTGTACTTGCTCCATCAAAGCTCTTgagtgaccaggtgcattgtcaatgagcagtaatattttgaaaggtatCTTTGTTTCTGAGCAGTAGATCTCAatagtgggcttaaaatattcagtaaaccatgtggTCAACAGATGTGCTGTTACTCAGACTTGGTTGTGCCATTGATAGAGCTCAGGCAAAGTACATTTAGCAGAATTCTTAAGGGACCTAGGATTCTCAGAATGGTAAGTGGGCACTGACTTCAGCTGAAAGTTACCAGCTACGTTAGCCTCTAACAAGAGAGTCGGCCAGCTCTTTGAGACTTTGAAGCCAGATATTGACTTCCCCTCTGTAGCTTTGTAAgccctagatggcatcttcttccaatagatggctgttttgtctacactgaaaatctgttgtttagtggaGCCACCTACATTAATGATCTGAGCTAGATCTTccggataacttgctgcagcttctacaccagcacttgctgcttcaccgtGCACTTTTATGTTCTGGAAATGACTGCTTTCCTTGCACCTCATGAACAACCTCTGCTACCCTCACACTTGTCTtatgcagcttcctcacctctctcaggcCCCCTAGAATTAAAGAGAGTTAGggtcttgctctggattaggctttggcttaagggaatgttatGGCTAGTTTGATCCTCtgtccagaccactaaaactttctccatgtcAGAAACAAAgctattttgctttcttatcattcgtgtgttcactggagtagcacttttaatttgtttaaagaacctttcctttgcattcacagcttggctaactgtttggcctagctttcagcctatcTTGCTTTTGACATTCCTTCCTCACTAAACTTCATTATTTCTAGcatttgatttaaagtgagagacatgccACTCTTCCTTTCACCTGATTACCTAGAGGCCACGGTAGAGTTATTAATTGGTCTAAATTCAATTTTTTGTCTTAGGGAATACAGAGACCCAAAGGAGAGAAAGACCAGGGACCAGAAGTCAGAATACATacaacatttatcaattaagtttgCTGTTATATGTGGGCACAGTTCGTGGCACCCAgaaacaattataatagtaacaGTCAAgagtcactgatcacagatcaccattaCAAATACAATAATAGTGAAAAAACTTGAGGGCGCTTCAGCTGGTGCAGGAGGACAgggagctcaccctctcccacaaatatatCAAAAACCACATCTGCACATgcaacaattctcacagaataccaaCTGAACTTTTCAGATTATCTCTTACAATTGTTACTACAAggaaaatcctcacaaaaccagTATATAACAAGCTTCTCCTGTGTAGCagagggaattatattcaatatcttgtggtaacctataatgaaaaagaatataaaaaggaatatatgtatgtatatgtatgactgaagcattataccataccccagaaattgacacaacactgtaaactgactacacttcaataaaaaaaagtttgaaatattgcgaAAATTACCAGattgtgacacagagacatgaagtgaccaaatgctgttggaaaaatggtgcccaTAGACTTGCTCAACTCAGTGTTGCCAAAAACcgtcaatttgaaaaaaaaaaaaacaaaaaacaaaaacccgcAAAATCTGCAAAGTGCAGTAAGGGAGGTATGCCCAAACACATACAACTAACCATAATTCTTTTCTACGTATTACCTTATCaagcaaataacaaaataagcaagctaattttatttaaatctttaaaaacataccTTTCTAGCCCTTTCAGTGACTACTATCCTATCTATATAACATAATCAATGTTCATGTGACTATAAGGCATGCAGGATCCTAAAGTGCTTTCTGAACCTACAGCCAGAGATTGTTACGTCTGTtataattttagtattatttgtatGTTATATTTAAACTCTTCCCTTCAGTTTCATAACCTCTACAATGAGGACAGTCATACTTGGTAATATGAGTCACTTCCAACTTCAAAATTTCATATTTAggattatttgaaaatgtatatatggtatatattaaaagtttcacctgaatATGGAGAAAGTACCTAAATACGTGATTGCTCAGAAGTGCTGAGGAGACATCCCCACGTATTAACCAAGTATTAATCACATTTACATATTCAAGCAGTATGGAACTCTTGTTTGGCATCTTATATTTGATACACTCACTATACTAATAAGTTATTCACAAACTATGGAATGCTCTTTagtcttaaacattttatttaaatattgtacCCTGTAATGTTTCAGGCTCAGAGTTTGTTTATAGTAATAAACTGGAGAAAttaccaagaaataaaatttgtggatttttttttaaacaaatcaataTAACTCTTGTGTTCTCTTGAAGTTTCAGAggctttatgtctttttttaatttgttttatttattattttgcagggggtaattaggtctatttatttattttttaatggagatactgggaattgaacccaggacttgtgcatgctaaagcatgcgctctgccactgagctatacccacccccaagGCTTTGTATCTGAAGGGCATTTGTCAAATAGGTTACAATTTGAACTAAAAAGCATTTGTCTAAGGAAGATATTCGTTTTCTGTTGTACTAGATTGCTCTTAAACTGGGTGTGACTTCTGATGATGTAAAGAATGTCATCATCTGGGGAAACCATTCCTCAACTCAGTATCCAGATGTCAACCATGCCAAGGTGAAACTGCAAGGAAAGGAAGTTGGCGTTTATGAAGCTGTGAAAGATGACAGCTGGCTCAAGGGAGAATTCATCACGGTGAGAAAAATCTGGGAGCTCTCTTCACAGCCACGCAGAAAGATCTCTTGAGAGACACACCATATTAGTGACCTGCGTGTCTCTCCAAGGGATGGTGGGAGGAAACTCAAGGACAGCCGCTTTCACAGTTGCTCTGAGGAGTACATACTTTCTTTGGGGGTCATACTAAGCCAGTCATGATCTGATCTGATCTGTCGCATCACAGTCAAGATTGATTGTTAAAGTGGGAAAAAACTAGATACCCTCTAGTCATCCATTTGTCTTATAGAGACCCATTTCTTTGTAGGAAGCATCATAAACTTTCTGTGCAGATTTGTAGTTTTCCCTTTTCAGAAAGACTGGtgcttaaaactgaaaaaggttAGTAAAGCCAGCATAGGGTAGTTGCGTGGTTTCGGAGGGGACACATTGAGCTACGGTTGCAGCCTTTCACCCAGGATCAGCCTGAATGAACTTAATGAAAAATCTGCTGTCATGGTCAAGTAACCCTGCTgtctctgcctgccccacccagaCTGTGCAACAGCGTGGGGCTGCTGTCATCAAGGCTCGAAAACTGTCCAGTGCGATGTCTGCTGCAAAAGCCATCTGTGACCATGTGAGAGACATCTGGTTTGGAACCCCGGAGGTAAGGACTCAGTGATTCACATGAGCCACTCTTTTACTTTCGTCGTCTGGtgctataatggaaaaagaacatAGCCTTCCTTACAGTCAGGCCGGTTAGGTTCATACCCCAGCTCAGCTGCCTACAAGCTGAGTAACCTTGGGAAAGctgcttaacctttctgagctgtTTGGTCATCTTCTACATAGTGTCTACCTCACAAAGCTGTGGGGGTAATGAGATGATTTGTGGAAGGCACCTAGCACACATGGTtagaggtgactttttttttcttcttaaaacctATATTGGGCCATAgcttcctcatttacaaaatgagggTTATGTTTCTCTGGCCTGCTTCACATGTGGATTGGATAAATGGAATGAGATCACCACCATGAAAGTTGCCCTGTCGTAGAAGTGCCTGGTAATGGTTCCTTAAACAGTAATGAACTTAGTAAGAATGTGTCACGGGGTGTGATTTTGTGAGTTCATGTGTCAGTTGGTTATGTAAACTAGTCCCTGAGCACCATGAGAACATAAGACATCGAGTGTCATTTTCAGGGAGAATTTGTGTCCATGGGCGTTATCTCTGATGGCAACTCCTACGGGGTCCCCGATGATCTGCTCTACTCATTCCCTGTTACAATCAAGGTAAGGTTTTTGGGGAGATTTTCCTCTGAGCCCTACTGGGTAAGTAAGTTGTATGTTTTTATTACTAATGGTATAATTTAGTCTAGAAAGTTGTTCCTTTCCTAAGCTGAACATTTTTCTCAGGTTTAAAATCGTGTGAAGCACAACTGAAAGATTGAAATTGACCTGGAAAGCAAGTTTCAACTCTTCccacattttataattataccTCTAACATTAGAGACCTCCAAGTGTTATCTTACTTCTAAATGAATCAATGGTTCTCAGTATTGTTGCTCTGTATTATAACCATACTAAAGTCAGTAGTTTTTCATGTTTGCTAAGTAAAGCCTCactgcaagattttttttctagatcaATGAGTTTTAAATTCAAGTGTTGAGTTTTTATCAGAATTATCTGTCAATTAAGATCTGGATTTTGGTTTGCTTCTTTAcaatcagattttaaaacagataCTTCTCTAGATTTAAGTTCAAACTGAGTTGTTGCTTGCTGGAACATCAATTCTAGTTTAATCGTAAATCTcttatttgcaattattttcaaACAGGATAAGACCTGGAAGGTTGTTGAAGGTCTCCCTATTAATGATTTCTCCCGCGAGAAGATGGATCTTACTGCAAAGgaactggcagaagaaaaagaaactgcatttgaatttctttcctctgcctgactAGACAATCATTTCAATGTTACTAAATGCCCCAAAGCTGAAGAATCTAAATGTCGTCTTTGACTCTAGTACCAAATAATAATGTTACACCTAAATTACTTGTGGAAAACAATACAGTTTAAAGATGTGTGCTTCTTGGTACAAATTTGTGACAGTTTATCATCATGCTGTTAGTGCcgtattcaaaaataaatatgtattcaaaTGAAGATGACTCAGACTCTAATTTCCAGCTAACATTGTGTTTCTAttcagaatacaaacttgcatGTTTCCCAGCTTGCCTAAGGGGTTATggtttaaataaaagaaaaagaaaggcagtaaAGACGGAAAATGATACAAGGTAAAACATAATTCTCTTGTATTTGTATAGAATAGGAAAGTCCACCCTGTGATAATGAATCAATCCactccagaatatatttttaaatattatctacATCAGACAACTAAACACTTatcctaatttttaaatcctAATTTATGCTTTGTGGATAATTTTAACATGAGCTGTTCAATAGGCTGCAGGTAATACTCTGTTAACAGTTTAATGCCATTGGATGAAGTGAGAATAATCATTTTCATGACAGAAGAAAAAGGTAATACATCTTCCCTTGTGGTATTCCTCTATAGCAGACAAGGAATTATTTACATTTCATAGCAGGTGAATGCCACAGAAATGTATGCTAATAGGAATATTCTCAGCCTAAGCTGATTACTAGAAACAtagtgttattaaaaaaaactagcctttttttccaaaaatccaTGAAGACAGGAGACATCTATCTTTTCATCCTTGTAGTTATGAATGCTGTACATAAAAGACACTCGATATCCTAAATCTCTCACGGCCTAATATGATGCTCTTCGTGGG
This sequence is a window from Camelus ferus isolate YT-003-E chromosome 15, BCGSAC_Cfer_1.0, whole genome shotgun sequence. Protein-coding genes within it:
- the MDH1 gene encoding malate dehydrogenase, cytoplasmic, with protein sequence MSEPIRVLVTGAAGQIAYSLLYGIGNGSVFGKDQPIILVLLDITPMMGVLDGVLMELQDCALPLLKDVIATDKEEIAFKDLDVAILVGSMPRRDGMERKDLLKANVKIFRCQGAALDKYAKKSVKVIVVGNPANTNCLTAAKSAPSIPKENFSCLTRLDHNRAKAQIALKLGVTSDDVKNVIIWGNHSSTQYPDVNHAKVKLQGKEVGVYEAVKDDSWLKGEFITTVQQRGAAVIKARKLSSAMSAAKAICDHVRDIWFGTPEGEFVSMGVISDGNSYGVPDDLLYSFPVTIKDKTWKVVEGLPINDFSREKMDLTAKELAEEKETAFEFLSSA